A stretch of Lactuca sativa cultivar Salinas chromosome 6, Lsat_Salinas_v11, whole genome shotgun sequence DNA encodes these proteins:
- the LOC111893063 gene encoding cell number regulator 8 produces MANYEESSPLLANQSLHLDANNDPQSNVTINDENNKKSTTKTPIPNSQKAAVAADTKQSSPPVASGFHHAVYGWTADGLPLTNGGANVMGEPMPRAQWDSGLFACLGRNDEFCSSDLEVCLLGSVAPCVIYGSNVERLGSTPGTFANHCLPYTGLYLIGNSFFGWNCMAPWFSYPTRTTIRRKFNLQGNWESMSKSCGGCCDVDEEQLEQAEIACDFATHVCCHPCALCQEGREIRRRVPHPGFGAQPMLVMIPPREQTMGRHGA; encoded by the exons ATGGCCAATTACGAGGAATCAAGCCCTCTTTTAGCAAATCAATCTCTTCATCTAGACGCCAACAACGATCCACAATCAAACGTAACCATCAACGACGAAAATAACAAGAAATCCACCACCAAAACCCCGATCCCCAATTCACAGAAAGCTGCTGTGGCGGCGGACACGAAGCAGTCTTCACCTCCGGTAGCATCAGGGTTTCATCATGCTGTTTACGGCTGGACTGCTGACGGATTGCCATTGACTAATGGCGGTGCTAATGTGATGGGAGAGCCGATGCCTAGGGCTCAATGGGACTCGGGTCTATTTGCGTGTCTAGGTCGTAACGATGAGTTCTGTAGCAGCGATCTTGAAGTCT GTCTTCTTGGGAGTGTGGCCCCTTGTGTGATTTACGGAAGCAACGTTGAAAGACTTGGATCTACTCCTGGAACTTTCGCAAATCATTGCTTACCTTACACTGGCTTATACCTAATTGGGAACTCCTTTTTCGGATGGAATTGCATGGCCCCATGGTTCTCATATCCCACTCGCACAACAATCCGTAGAAAGTTCAACCTTCAG GGTAATTGGGAATCAATGAGCAAATCATGTGGTGGATGTTGTGATGTGGATGAAGAACAACTAGAACAAGCAGAAATAGCTTGTGATTTTGCAACTCATGTTTGTTGTCATCCTTGTGCTCTTTGTCAAGAAGGGCGTGAGATTCGTCGTAGGGTTCCTCATCCTGGATTTGGGGCTCAACCGATGCTGGTTATGATCCCTCCTAGGGAGCAGACCATGGGTAGGCATGGAGCTTGA